A single Argentina anserina chromosome 7, drPotAnse1.1, whole genome shotgun sequence DNA region contains:
- the LOC126801727 gene encoding serine/threonine-protein kinase TIO translates to MGVENYHVIELVGEGSFGKVYKGRRKFTGQTVAMKFIMKHGKSDKDIHNLRQEIEILRKLKHENIIEMLDSFETPQEFCVVTEFAQGELFEILEDDKHLPEEQVQEIAKQLVRALHYLHSNRIIHRDMKPQNILIGAGSIVKLCDFGFARAMSTNTVVLRSIKGTPLYMAPELVREQPYNHTADLWSLGVILYELFVGQPPFYTNSVYALVRHIVKDPVKYPDNMSSNFKSFLKGLLNKVPQNRLTWPALLEHPFVKETNEEREARELRSTTAAERGCVAAWRGEGNKIQTAVGLAASGPGKVNSPASSEENSGISFQDDAQSNIPDTKVANASPNEEFPGFANPDEVKQSGCQLLDRLESNSRTVKGAHIIGQDNEALAHVLLPLKRCSQGSQNFGRDQDILTLNQSLGILSNLVAAGAITSSGLLDEIMHEILVYTTFIVGIKSSELNELRAKSFSIIKVLVDTVGHGIGGSYFKHWVALADTFSQVVGCSEDASGRVLYESIACITVMLTRVNQSLKALFSTPSPLEVSDRNETVKQILDHAKTSGLVDQLCLCLATAGASLISGSSNMLRAACEACKAIWLLVDASEVFFTKGNAISFPLNTMHSPTRDQDRGCSLIWTESAKLVAVVTRQLVRSKPVQVAFLYCLHQRLEASLYASIQLLMRCCLQSGIIPGILCGLPSSLPVTTVVSGGGDRTIISEIFSLLSLCISSQNKDPQATETTNLKSKITNPTTLVKHSCLILASVAQCLKATGRNSSLYMLTTSSKNQLARLSVLAHHFSSGESTNTSSQAHSASAMLALASILSLESGASVGSSVFEVAVPLIPQTTKLCEYLKLSSHNEIVSGPSGTSGVLSNWHGLRDGCVGLLEARLRWGGPSAVHQLCSSNIPLLLINLLAKNQQYASEEESRASDQVGLSPIGVVWTVSSICQCLSGGALTFRQVLLRSDHIKLLSDLISDMHLKLVKSWVGPGGGLDGVRDITNAIVDLLAFPFVAVQNAPGLPSATASVNSGALLNMGSPGVKVGMEDQDMVKVIEGDLGKYIEIFLEVGVPSIILRCLEHLELKDLGRPVAFLAKMTGQKPLAIQLVNKGLLDPTRMRRLLVRSSPKEVILDVLMIVSDLARMNKGFYEYINQASLLEFFKGFLIHEDPSVRSKACSALGNMCRHSSYFYNSLAKNQIIGLLIDRCSDPDKRTRKFACFAIGNAAYHNDMLYEELRRSIPQLANLLLSTEEDKTKANAAGALSNLTRNSDKLVEDIVSKGAIQSLLKLVAECSVIALNPSRRDSAQESPLKIALFSLAKMCSYPACRDFLGSSELYPVIGRLRQSPESLIANYATAIINKVA, encoded by the exons ATGGGTGTCGAGAATTATCATGTGATTGAGCTTGTCGGTGAAGGTTCCTTTGGGAAGGTATACAAGGGAAGACGCAAGTTCACTGGTCAG ACTGTTGCAATGAAGTTCATTATGAAACACGGGAAAAGCGACAAGGATATTCACAATTTAAGACAAGAAATAGAG ATTCTAAGGAAGCTGAAGCATGAAAATATTATTGAGATGCTTGATTCCTTTGAAACCCCGCAAGAGTTCTGTGTTGTCACAGAGTTTGCTCAA GGTGAACTATTTGAAATTCTTGAGGATGATAAGCACCTTCCAGAAGAACAAGTTCAAGAAATTGCTAAGCAATTG GTGAGAGCATTACATTATCTCCATTCAAACCGCATCATCCATCGTGACATGAAACCACAAAACATTCTCATTGGTGCTGGTTCTATTGTTAAG CTTTGTGACTTTGGGTTTGCACGTGCAATGTCCACAAACACTGTTGTTTTGCGATCCATAAAAG GTACTCCCCTGTACATGGCTCCTGAACTAGTACGTGAACAACCATACAACCACACTGCAGATTTGTGGTCTCTTGGAGTtatatt ATATGAGTTATTTGTTGGCCAGCCTCCATTTTATACCAATTCAGTATATGCACTCGTTCGACATATTGTGAAG GATCCAGTCAAATACCCTGACAACATGAGTTCAAATTTTAAAAGTTTTCTGAAGGGATTGCTCAATAAG GTGCCTCAAAATCGTTTGACTTGGCCAGCTCTTTTGGAACACCCGTTTGTTAAGGAGACAAATGAAGAACGGGAGGCTAGG GAATTGCGGTCTACTACTGCTGCAGAAAGGGGGTGCGTTGCAGCATGGAGGGgtgaaggaaacaaaattcaaacagCAGTTGGCTTGGCTGCCTCTGGTCCTG GTAAAGTCAATTCTCCAGCTTCTTCAGAGGAAAACAGTGGAATAAGTTTTCAGGATGATGCCCAATCAAATATTCCAGACACTAAAGTTGCCAATGCTTCTCCTAATGAGGAGTTTCCTGGGTTTGCAAATCCTGATGAAGTTAAACAGTCAG gttgTCAACTTCTTGACAGACTGGAAAGTAACTCCCGTACGGTTAAAGGTGCACACATAATTGGTCAAGATAATGAAGCATTAGCACATGTTTTGCTACCACTAAAGCGATGCTCGCAAGGATCCCAAAACTTTGGCAG GGATCAAGACATTCTTACTTTAAATCAATCTTTAGGAAtcctttcaaacttagtagcAGCTGGTGCCATCACTTCCAGTGGGCTGCTTGATGAAATCATGCATGAAATTCTTGTTTATACCACCTTCATTGTGGGCATCAAATCTTCTGAACTTAATGAGTTAAGAGCAAAG AGTTTCTCAATAATAAAAGTTTTGGTAGACACTGTCGGACATGGCATTGGAGGCTCATACTTCAAGCACTGGGTTGCTTTAGCTGATACTTTTTCACAG GTTGTTGGTTGCAGTGAAGATGCATCTGGAAGAGTTTTGTATGAGTCCATAGCTTGCATTACTGTCATGTTAACAAGAGTTAATCAGAGCCTTAAAGCATTATTCTCCACTCCATCTCCGCTGGAGGTTTCTGATCGTAATGAAACAGTGAAACAGATTTTGGATCATGCTAAAACATCTGGTTTAGTTGATCAGCTTTGTCTCTGCTTAGCTACTGCTGGAGCAAGTCTTATTTCTGGTTCTTCAAACATGTTGCGTGCAGCATGTGAAGCATGCAAGGCTATTTGGCTACTGGTAGATGCATCCGAggttttttttacaaaaggAAATGCCATTTCTTTTCCACTAAACACTATGCACAGTCCAACAAGGGATCAAGATCGAGGATGTTCTTTGATTTGGACGGAATCAGCAAAACTTGTAGCTGTAGTTACTAGACAATTAGTTAGATCTAAACCAGTTCAGGTTGCCTTCCTTTATTGCCTTCATCAACGTCTTGAGGCTTCACTCTATGCTAGTATTCAG CTATTGATGAGGTGCTGCTTGCAGAGTGGAATTATTCCTGGCATTCTCTGTGGCCTGCCTAGTTCCTTACCTGTTACTACTGTTGTCAGTGGTGGGGGTGACAGAACCATTATTTCAGAGATATTCTCTTTGTTGTCTTTATGCatttcatctcaaaataaagATCCACAAGCGACTGAGACAACCAACTTGAAGAGCAAAATTACCAATCCCACTACATTGGTTAAGCATTCCTGCCTCATCCTTGCATCAGTTGCACAATGTCTAAAGGCGACTGGAAGAAATTCTTCATTGTATATGCTTACTACATCATCGAAGAATCAGCTTGCTCGACTTTCTGTCCTTGCTCATCATTTTTCGTCTGGTGAGAGCACAAATACCTCCTCACAAGCTCACAGTGCATCAGCCATGTTGGCACTAGCATCTATTTTGTCCCTTGAATCTGGAGCTTCAGTTGGGTCTTCTGTCTTTGAGGTAGCAGTGCCTTTGATTCCTCAAACCACAAAACTTTGTGAATACCTCAAACTTTCATCGCACAATGAGATTGTGTCAGGTCCGAGTGGCACCAGTGGTGTCCTTTCAAACTGGCATGGCCTTAGGGATGGATGTGTTGGCCTGCTGGAGGCGAGACTGCGGTGGGGAGGACCCTCAGCGGTTCACCAACTGTGTTCAAGCAATATCCCACTTCTTCTAATCAATTTGCTAGCTAAAAACCAACAATATGCTTCTGAAGAAGAATCTAGAGCAAGTGATCAAGTTGGGCTTTCCCCTATAGGAGTTGTTTGGACAGTATCATCTATTTGTCAGTGCCTTTCAGGTGGTGCCTTAACCTTTCGTCAGGTTCTGCTTAGAAGTGATCACATCAAACTACTCTCAGACTTGATTTCCGATATGCATCTCAAACTTGTAAAGTCATGGGTTGGGCCTGGTGGAGGATTGGATGGCGTGAGGGATATAACAAATGCAATAGTTGACCTCTTGGCATTTCCTTTTGTGGCTGTTCAGAATGCTCCAGGATTGCCATCAGCTACTGCCTCAGTGAACAGTGGGGCACTTCTGAATATGGGGTCGCCAGGTGTTAAAGTTGGCATGGAAGACCAAGACATGGTGAAAGTGATTGAGGGTGACCTGGGAAAGTATATTGAGATATTTTTGGAG GTAGGAGTGCCTAGTATCATTCTTCGGTGTCTAGAACATTTGGAGCTGAAAGATTTGGGAAGACCTGTGGCCTTTCTGGCTAAGATGACAGGTCAGAAACCATTGGCGATTCAACTTGTGAATAAAGGCTTGTTGGATCCTACTAGGATGAGAAGATTGCTGGTTCGTTCAAGTCCAAAAGAAGTTATTCTGGATGTTCTGatgattgtttctgatttgGCTCGCATGAACAAG GGATTCTACGAATACATTAATCAGGCGTCTCTGCTGGAGTTCTTCAAGGGATTTCTTATCCATGAAGATCCTAGTGTGCGATCGAAGGCTTGCAGTGCTCTAGGCAACATGTGCCGGCACAGCTCCTACTTTTACAATTCCCTA GCAAAGAATCAAATCATTGGTCTCCTTATTGATCGATGTTCTGACCCAGACAAACGTACACGGAAATTTGCTTGTTTTGCT ATTGGAAATGCCGCTTACCATAATGATATGTTGTATGAAGAGCTGCGGAGATCTATCCCCCAGCTTGCCAATTTGTTGCTTTCAACTGAGGAAGACAAGACTAAAGCAAATGCAGCAGGTGCACTAAGCAATCTTACCCGCAACTCCGACAAACTTGTTGAAGACATTGTATCTAAAGGAGCCATTCAG TCTTTGCTGAAGTTGGTGGCAGAATGTTCAGTGATAGCTCTGAATCCAAGTAGGAGAGATTCAGCGCAAGAGTCACCTCTCAAAATAGCTCTGTTTTCATTGGCAAAGATGTGCTCGTATCCGGCCTGCAGAGACTTCCTCGGTTCGTCTGAATTGTACCCCGTGATCGGAAGGCTCCGACAGTCCCCAGAATCATTAATTGCCAACTACGCCACCGCCATTATTAACAAAGTCGCCTGA
- the LOC126803872 gene encoding uncharacterized protein LOC126803872 → MDFHTLTRKALQALCKQNGIPANITNVAMADSLMALPHVEGLEELLNQSPEKIMTGSASVSRTAARTTTRRAATKKTVGEEVDKEKAEVPPKTPAAPSTRRRVPAASACQKTETVADSTSVQCAYSTRRSVRLLGKTMSKMSLDKDNTMASSIDELSVDTMDCSEQSESSVVKGSDMQTVSEGRSNGLDASEVLSELNSNGQVVDETLVKVNKMDVTEVQEEGPMQGSRTESEVPTLKAASDVIMISEVMDESCEESSADKEPHSEGAQDAVVGKVSDDVIAAPSVLPQVNEPPTDVKSVELISSILSSTPTKSPANKTSDVNVAATIPEPKEAPETEALGDYSGKFDFESGSCIERESEDEGSEDESVDAASSEFQDNMNNISEASEEEASDDESTEEESSEEEDSDDDITEEESSEDESEKQSAQKSLIVETANAKAEVTQTSSPLPFNLATQFPRPTSAKSSGKKRPETAMYFSDDNEESLDNSTEMDKDEDLEEVEMKKEHVAKETMKEFEAKSLRELKKLLKSRLNIGDTKVVDKGRVIV, encoded by the exons CACACTCTCACCAGGAAGGCTCTCCAGGCTTTGTGCAAGCAGAACGGAATCCCAGCTAACATCACCAATGTCGCCATGGCCGATTCTCTCATGGCTCTTCCACAT GTTGAAGGGCTTGAAGAGTTGTTGAACCAATCTCCAGAGAAAATCATGACTGGATCAGCGAGTGTCTCTCGTACTGCGGCTAGGACCACCACTAGGCGTGCTGCGACGAAGAAGACTGTTGGTGAAGAGGTGGACAAGGAAAAGGCTGAGGTTCCACCTAAGACGCCTGCTGCTCCAAGCACCAGGAGGAGGGTTCCAGCTGCTTCAGCTTGCCAGAAGACGGAGACTGTAGCAGATTCAACTTCTGTGCAGTGTGCTTATAGCACCCGGCGGTCAGTGAGGTTGTTGGGGAAGACCATGTCTAAGATGAGCCTGGATAAGGATAACACCATGGCTTCTAGCATTGATGAACTTTCTGTAGATACCATGGATTGCTCAGAGCAATCTGAGAGCTCAGTTGTTAAGG GATCAGATATGCAGACGGTATCAGAGGGAAGATCAAACGGACTTGATGCTAGTGAAGTGTTGTCGGAGCTAAATTCAAACGGACAAGTTGTGGATGAAACTCTGGTGAAGGTTAACAAGATGGATGTGACTGAAGTGCAGGAAGAGGGTCCAATGCAGGGTTCGAGAACGGAATCTGAGGTGCCTACTTTAAAGGCAGCTTCAGATGTCATTATGATTTCAGAGGTTATGGATGAATCTTGTGAAGAGAGCTCAGCTGATAAGG AACCTCATAGTGAAGGAGCACAGGATGCGGTAGTTGGCAAAGTGTCTGATGATGTTATTGCTGCTCCATCTGTATTGCCACAAGTAAATGAACCACCAACTGATGTGAAGAGTGTTGAGCTCATTTCATCAATTCTCAGTTCCACTCCTACTAAGAGTCCGGCAAACAAAACTTCTGATGTGAATGTGGCTGCCACCATACCAGAGCCTAAAGAAGCTCCCGAGACTGAGGCATTGGGTGATTACAGTggaaaatttgattttgaatCTGGTTCCTGCATCGAAAGAGAATCTGAGGACGAAGGCTCTGAAGATGAGTCGGTGGATGCAGCTTCATCTGAGTTTCAGGATAACATGAATAATATCAGTGAAGCAAGTGAAGAAGAAGCTTCTGATGATGAAAGCACTGAAGAAGAATCTAGTGAAGAGGAAGACTCGGATGATGACATCACTGAAGAAGAATCTAGTGAGGATGAATCAGAAAAGCAAAGTGCTCAGAAGAgcttgattgttgaaactgcTAATGCTAAGGCAGAAGTGACTCAAACATCCTCACCTTTGCCGTTTAACCTTGCAACTCAGTTTCCTCGTCCAACTTCAGCAAAGTCTTCTGGCAAAAAGAGACCAGAAACTGCAATGTACTTCTCTGATGACAATGAGGAAAGCTTGGACAATAGCACTGAGATGGACAAGGATGAGGACCTTGAGGAAGTTGAGATGAAGAAGGAACATGTTGCAAAGGAGACTATGAAGGAATTTGAGGCTAAGAGTCTAAGGGAGCTGAAGAAACTGCTGAAAAGTCGACTGAATATTGGGGACACCAAGGTGGTAGATAAGGGGAGAGTAATAGTTTAG